A genomic region of Dactylococcopsis salina PCC 8305 contains the following coding sequences:
- a CDS encoding RAMP superfamily CRISPR-associated protein, whose product MTVQWLVCREPVHIGGADSSSRGNNNPIYRLSDRTPAIPGSSLRGALREHAEEEKLEEVVNWFGGKDDSISPGAISLGWGWPVWWPVNVLGYGNWWISCPTWLNRFQTLSGQNPINFSKLKSVKRSPPPLLSKTVRETFTSYRSSVKRLLLSARHQHIVLPSVTFWDNGNHAVVAPICSGLFIVAMSME is encoded by the coding sequence ATGACAGTACAATGGTTAGTGTGTCGAGAACCCGTTCATATTGGTGGCGCTGACAGTAGCAGTCGCGGTAATAATAATCCAATTTATCGTCTGAGCGATCGCACCCCCGCAATCCCTGGCAGTTCCTTACGTGGGGCATTACGAGAACACGCCGAAGAGGAAAAATTAGAGGAAGTCGTCAACTGGTTTGGCGGTAAAGACGACAGCATTTCCCCTGGGGCAATTTCCCTCGGTTGGGGATGGCCCGTGTGGTGGCCAGTAAATGTTCTCGGATATGGCAATTGGTGGATTAGCTGCCCGACATGGTTAAATCGCTTTCAAACCTTATCAGGGCAAAATCCGATCAACTTCTCCAAATTAAAGTCAGTGAAGAGGTCGCCCCCTCCACTGCTCTCCAAAACGGTACGTGAGACTTTCACCTCATACCGCTCCTCAGTTAAACGGCTGTTGTTATCAGCACGTCACCAGCATATCGTTCTCCCATCGGTAACCTTCTGGGATAATGGAAACCACGCGGTCGTAGCTCCCATCTGTTCTGGTCTTTTCATCGTGGCAATGTCGATGGAGTAG